One window of Leptotrichia sp. oral taxon 498 genomic DNA carries:
- the rpmC gene encoding 50S ribosomal protein L29, translating to MTIKEIRELSLEELETKVNELKQELFNLKFQKTLGQLQNTAKIKDVKRTIARLKTVVTEKTVK from the coding sequence ATGACAATCAAAGAAATTAGAGAATTATCATTAGAAGAATTGGAAACTAAAGTAAATGAATTGAAACAAGAATTATTTAATTTAAAATTTCAAAAAACTCTTGGACAATTACAAAACACTGCTAAAATAAAAGATGTTAAAAGAACAATAGCAAGATTAAAAACTGTTGTGACTGAAAAAACTGTTAAATAG
- the rplN gene encoding 50S ribosomal protein L14: protein MVQQQTILNVADNTGARKIMVIRVLGGSRRRFGKIGDIVVASVKEAIPNGNVKKGEVVKAVIVRTRKELKRADGSYIKFDDNAAVILNTALEVRGTRIFGPVARELRGKNFMKIVSLAPEVL from the coding sequence ATGGTTCAACAACAAACAATACTTAATGTTGCTGATAATACTGGAGCTAGAAAAATTATGGTTATCAGAGTATTAGGTGGTTCAAGAAGAAGATTCGGTAAAATTGGTGATATTGTAGTAGCGTCAGTTAAAGAAGCTATTCCTAATGGAAATGTGAAAAAAGGGGAAGTTGTAAAAGCTGTAATCGTTAGAACAAGAAAAGAATTAAAAAGAGCAGATGGTTCTTATATAAAATTTGATGATAATGCTGCTGTTATTTTAAACACTGCGTTAGAAGTTAGAGGAACGAGAATTTTCGGACCTGTTGCGAGAGAATTAAGAGGTAAAAACTTTATGAAGATTGTTTCATTGGCACCAGAAGTATTATAA
- a CDS encoding PhnE/PtxC family ABC transporter permease → MNDNYKNIKIRKITKQKIYLYVTFTILFLLTIYTFATMDFGGVNIKIATKSLLKDLKLMFFAPRLSERYTFLEVLNNLVITIALAVLSTIIGSIIALFLAFFSAKNLASEKSSKIIKVIMSFIRAIPTILWVMVFSVVANIGVEAAVIGITFHSVAYLVKAYSESFEELDDGIIEALKSTGASFWQIIFCAIFPSTITSILSWTFIRFEINFTNAVLVGAAAGAGGIGYDMFMAGTMYFDIQEIGVFVYLIFSVAIILEFISYFLKKNYLKK, encoded by the coding sequence TTGAATGACAACTATAAAAATATAAAAATAAGAAAAATTACAAAACAAAAGATATATTTATACGTAACTTTTACAATTTTATTTCTTTTGACAATTTATACATTTGCAACGATGGACTTTGGCGGAGTAAATATAAAAATTGCAACAAAAAGTTTGCTTAAAGACTTAAAACTGATGTTTTTTGCACCAAGATTATCTGAAAGATATACTTTTTTAGAAGTTTTAAATAATCTAGTGATCACAATTGCATTGGCTGTACTTTCAACAATAATCGGTTCAATAATTGCACTTTTTTTAGCATTTTTTTCTGCAAAAAATTTGGCAAGCGAAAAAAGTTCAAAAATTATAAAAGTGATTATGTCATTTATTCGTGCGATTCCAACTATTTTGTGGGTTATGGTTTTTTCGGTTGTGGCAAATATCGGAGTGGAAGCCGCTGTAATTGGAATAACTTTTCATAGCGTAGCTTATCTTGTAAAAGCATATTCGGAAAGTTTTGAAGAACTTGACGATGGAATAATTGAAGCATTAAAGTCGACTGGAGCTTCTTTTTGGCAAATTATATTTTGTGCAATTTTTCCAAGCACGATTACTTCTATTTTATCTTGGACTTTTATCCGTTTTGAAATAAATTTTACAAATGCTGTTTTAGTTGGAGCTGCTGCTGGAGCTGGTGGAATTGGTTATGATATGTTTATGGCGGGAACGATGTACTTCGACATTCAAGAAATTGGAGTTTTTGTCTATTTAATTTTTTCAGTTGCAATCATATTAGAATTTATTTCTTATTTTTTGAAAAAAAATTATTTAAAAAAATAA
- the rplB gene encoding 50S ribosomal protein L2 produces the protein MPIKKLKPITSGTRHMSILVNNELDKVRPEKSLVEPLNSSYGIDNYGHRTGRNRHKGHKRLYRVIDWKRNKIGVPAKVATLEYDPNRTANIALLHYVDGEKRYILAPNGLKKGDTVIAGENVDIKPGNALKLKNLPIGTVIHNVELMPGKGGQLARSAGTAARLVAKEGTYCHVELPSGELRLIHKECMATIGTVGNSEHSLVSLGKAGRNRHLGRKPHVRGSVMNPVDHPHGGGEGRSPIGRKSPVTPWGKPTLGKKTRGKKPSDKFIVRRRKK, from the coding sequence ATGCCAATTAAAAAGTTAAAACCAATAACTAGTGGGACAAGGCATATGTCGATATTAGTTAATAATGAATTAGATAAAGTAAGACCTGAAAAATCTTTAGTTGAGCCATTAAATTCTTCATATGGAATTGACAACTACGGACATAGAACAGGAAGAAACAGACATAAAGGACATAAAAGATTATATAGAGTAATCGACTGGAAAAGAAATAAAATTGGAGTGCCTGCAAAAGTTGCGACTCTTGAATATGATCCAAACAGAACTGCAAACATTGCATTGTTACACTATGTTGATGGAGAAAAAAGATATATCTTAGCTCCAAACGGATTGAAAAAAGGTGATACAGTAATAGCTGGAGAAAATGTTGATATCAAACCGGGAAATGCTTTGAAATTGAAAAATTTACCAATTGGGACTGTAATTCACAATGTAGAACTTATGCCTGGTAAAGGTGGACAGTTGGCAAGATCTGCAGGAACAGCTGCAAGACTTGTTGCAAAAGAAGGAACTTACTGCCACGTAGAATTACCATCAGGAGAATTAAGATTAATTCACAAAGAATGTATGGCGACAATTGGAACAGTAGGGAATTCTGAACATTCATTGGTATCATTAGGTAAAGCCGGAAGAAATAGACACTTAGGAAGAAAACCTCATGTTAGAGGGTCAGTAATGAACCCTGTGGATCACCCACATGGAGGAGGAGAAGGAAGATCTCCAATAGGTAGAAAATCGCCAGTTACACCTTGGGGTAAACCAACTCTTGGGAAGAAAACTAGAGGTAAAAAACCTAGTGATAAATTTATTGTTAGAAGAAGAAAAAAATAG
- the rpmD gene encoding 50S ribosomal protein L30 produces MSKIKVTLVKGINGRKPNHVATVKSLGLRKISQSAVHNKTADIEGKIKLVSYLLKVEEV; encoded by the coding sequence ATGTCTAAAATAAAAGTAACACTTGTTAAAGGAATTAATGGAAGAAAGCCTAATCATGTTGCGACTGTTAAATCACTTGGATTAAGAAAAATCAGTCAAAGCGCAGTTCATAATAAAACTGCTGATATAGAAGGAAAAATAAAATTAGTTTCTTATTTACTTAAAGTAGAGGAGGTTTAA
- the rplX gene encoding 50S ribosomal protein L24 has product MAKPRVKSVPKKLHVKTGDTVIVISGRSKDLPRNEKSAQTGDKGKIGKILKVFPKTGKIIVEGVNIQKRHVKPNAMNPQGEVVEREMPIFASKVMIWDESAKKPTRTRKEFRDGKKVRVSVVSGNEI; this is encoded by the coding sequence GTGGCTAAACCAAGAGTAAAATCAGTACCTAAAAAATTACATGTTAAAACTGGAGATACAGTTATTGTAATTAGTGGAAGATCTAAAGATTTGCCTAGAAATGAAAAAAGCGCTCAAACTGGAGATAAAGGGAAAATTGGAAAAATATTAAAAGTATTTCCTAAAACTGGAAAAATTATTGTTGAGGGTGTTAATATTCAAAAAAGACATGTTAAACCTAATGCGATGAACCCACAAGGAGAAGTTGTCGAAAGAGAAATGCCGATTTTTGCTTCTAAAGTTATGATTTGGGACGAAAGCGCAAAAAAACCGACTAGAACTAGAAAAGAATTTAGAGATGGGAAAAAAGTGAGAGTATCAGTAGTATCTGGTAACGAAATATAA
- a CDS encoding ABC transporter permease subunit: MELNQKDIFKKRLYSKITFFVMLVGLYIISAILAGFKNGTAFFSIPSGIIWLFQKFIPTKNSIQYFPVIFDSAIKTILLSISSTMVSATFALFLSIIGSNTTGINIVTKIISKVIASFFRNMPVVAWSLILLFSFKQSEFTGFLSLFFITFGYLTRAFSETIDEVATDNIEALKSTGASYLQIIFCGVFPTVFPQFLSWLLYFIENSIREATLIGILTGTGIGFTFNLYYRSFRYDAAGLVILIVTIIVISIELLSNKLRSEMM, from the coding sequence ATGGAGTTAAATCAAAAAGATATTTTCAAAAAACGGCTTTACTCAAAAATCACATTTTTTGTAATGCTTGTAGGACTTTACATAATTTCGGCTATTTTAGCTGGTTTTAAAAATGGGACTGCTTTTTTCTCGATCCCATCTGGAATAATTTGGCTGTTTCAAAAATTTATTCCAACAAAAAATTCTATTCAATATTTTCCAGTAATCTTTGATTCTGCCATAAAAACTATTTTGCTTTCCATAAGTTCTACAATGGTTTCAGCGACATTTGCACTATTTTTGTCAATTATTGGCTCAAATACCACCGGAATCAATATTGTAACAAAAATTATATCCAAAGTTATAGCTTCATTTTTTAGAAACATGCCAGTTGTCGCTTGGTCTTTAATCCTGCTTTTTTCTTTTAAACAAAGTGAGTTTACTGGATTTTTATCGCTATTTTTTATAACTTTCGGCTATTTGACAAGAGCTTTTTCAGAAACAATAGACGAAGTTGCAACCGATAACATAGAAGCGCTAAAATCAACTGGAGCGTCCTATCTGCAAATTATTTTTTGCGGAGTTTTTCCAACTGTTTTTCCGCAATTTCTTTCATGGCTTCTATATTTTATCGAAAATAGCATAAGAGAAGCGACATTAATCGGAATTTTGACAGGAACAGGAATTGGATTTACATTTAACTTATATTACAGAAGTTTTAGATACGACGCTGCAGGATTGGTAATTTTAATTGTTACAATAATTGTAATAAGTATTGAACTGCTTTCTAATAAACTGCGAAGTGAAATGATGTAA
- the rplF gene encoding 50S ribosomal protein L6, translating into MSRIGNKPITIPAGVEVKQDGNKFTVKGPKGQLERELSSEIKVNIDGNEITFERSSNLPNIRALHGTTRANLNNMIVGVSEGFSKGLELVGVGYRVQANGKGLTLSLGYSHPVEIEAVEGITFKVEGNTKISVEGIDKQLVGQVAANIRAKRPPEPYKGKGVKYADEVIRRKEGKKG; encoded by the coding sequence ATGTCAAGAATAGGTAACAAACCTATAACTATACCAGCTGGTGTAGAAGTTAAACAAGATGGTAATAAATTCACTGTAAAAGGACCTAAAGGACAACTTGAAAGAGAACTTAGCAGTGAAATAAAAGTAAATATAGATGGTAATGAAATTACATTTGAAAGATCAAGTAATTTGCCAAATATTAGAGCACTTCACGGAACTACAAGAGCAAACTTAAACAATATGATTGTTGGAGTAAGTGAAGGATTTTCTAAAGGATTGGAATTAGTAGGGGTTGGATACAGAGTACAAGCTAATGGAAAAGGGTTAACTTTATCGTTGGGATATTCTCATCCAGTTGAAATCGAAGCTGTGGAAGGAATTACTTTCAAAGTGGAAGGAAATACTAAGATTTCAGTAGAAGGAATTGATAAACAACTTGTCGGACAAGTTGCTGCAAATATCAGAGCAAAAAGACCACCTGAACCTTACAAAGGAAAAGGGGTTAAATATGCTGATGAAGTTATTAGAAGAAAAGAAGGTAAAAAAGGATAG
- the rpsH gene encoding 30S ribosomal protein S8, giving the protein MYLTDPIADMLTRVRNGQMAKHSQVAVPFSKIKESMVSILKNEGYITGYEIKEEGAIKNIVVSLKYIDGEAVIKGLKRISKPGRRVYASVENLPKVLGGLGIAIVSTPKGVIIDKECRKHNVGGEVLCYVW; this is encoded by the coding sequence ATGTATTTAACAGATCCTATTGCTGATATGCTTACTAGAGTTAGAAATGGTCAAATGGCTAAACATTCACAAGTAGCAGTTCCATTTTCTAAAATTAAGGAAAGTATGGTCAGCATATTAAAAAATGAAGGATACATAACAGGATATGAAATAAAAGAAGAAGGAGCTATAAAAAATATAGTTGTATCTTTAAAATATATAGATGGAGAAGCTGTAATCAAAGGTTTAAAAAGAATATCTAAACCAGGAAGAAGAGTATACGCATCTGTTGAAAATTTACCTAAAGTATTAGGTGGGTTAGGAATTGCCATTGTCTCAACGCCAAAAGGTGTTATTATAGACAAAGAATGCAGAAAGCATAATGTTGGTGGAGAAGTACTTTGCTACGTGTGGTAA
- the secY gene encoding preprotein translocase subunit SecY, with amino-acid sequence MTLAEAVTSRLKAIFNIPELEKRVTFTLLMILVARVGIHIAVPGINQEAFKNFQSNNAIAQFLNLFSGGAVERASIFALGIVPYINASIVFQLLGVIFPKIDEMQKEGGKERDKITQWTRYVTIVLTFIQSFGIAIMLQNQGLVLEPGAKFVISAVVLITGGTSFLMWISERISIRGIGNGTSMLIFLNIVAGLPNVVNQMMISLKSGMGAVLQTLSFVAFVVFIALMVYVQLAERRIPIQYAGKGSLGFGGGTSSVGKRTYLPLKINMSGVMPIIFASVLMAAPPFLVGMMKSGRIKNILTAQFEPKGALYLLLFAVLITVFSFFYTLTIAFDPEKVAEDLKQSGGTIPSIRAGAETADYLEKVATRVTFGSALFLSVLGIMPNIWFGYVLNLPVMLGGTSLLILVGTAVELLLQIDSYLAVKKMKGFISKKHR; translated from the coding sequence TTGACTCTAGCTGAAGCAGTAACAAGTAGATTAAAAGCTATATTTAACATTCCTGAACTGGAAAAAAGAGTTACATTTACGCTGCTTATGATACTTGTCGCAAGAGTGGGAATTCATATTGCAGTTCCTGGAATAAATCAAGAAGCTTTTAAAAATTTTCAAAGTAACAATGCAATTGCTCAATTTTTAAATTTATTTTCTGGTGGAGCGGTGGAAAGAGCGTCTATTTTTGCATTAGGAATAGTTCCATACATTAACGCTTCGATTGTGTTTCAATTACTAGGAGTAATTTTTCCTAAAATTGATGAAATGCAAAAAGAAGGTGGAAAAGAGAGAGATAAGATAACTCAATGGACTAGATATGTAACTATTGTATTGACATTTATTCAATCATTTGGAATAGCAATTATGCTACAAAACCAAGGTTTAGTATTGGAGCCGGGAGCTAAGTTTGTAATTAGTGCAGTAGTTTTAATTACAGGTGGAACTTCATTTCTTATGTGGATTTCTGAAAGAATTTCCATAAGAGGAATTGGAAATGGAACTTCGATGTTGATTTTCTTAAATATTGTTGCAGGATTGCCAAATGTTGTAAATCAGATGATGATTTCGCTAAAATCAGGAATGGGAGCAGTTTTACAGACATTGTCATTTGTGGCTTTTGTTGTATTTATTGCTCTTATGGTGTATGTTCAGTTAGCTGAAAGAAGAATTCCGATTCAATATGCAGGAAAAGGAAGTCTTGGTTTTGGTGGAGGAACAAGTTCAGTTGGAAAAAGAACTTATTTACCGTTAAAAATAAATATGTCTGGAGTAATGCCGATCATTTTTGCTTCAGTATTAATGGCAGCACCACCATTTTTAGTGGGAATGATGAAAAGTGGAAGAATAAAAAATATATTGACCGCTCAGTTTGAGCCAAAAGGAGCATTATATTTATTATTGTTCGCAGTATTAATTACAGTTTTTTCATTTTTTTATACACTTACAATAGCTTTTGATCCAGAAAAAGTTGCCGAAGATTTGAAACAAAGCGGAGGAACAATTCCAAGTATAAGAGCTGGAGCTGAAACGGCAGATTATCTAGAAAAAGTTGCAACGAGAGTAACATTTGGAAGTGCCCTGTTTTTATCAGTATTGGGAATTATGCCAAATATATGGTTTGGATATGTACTAAATCTTCCTGTTATGCTTGGGGGAACAAGTTTATTAATCTTAGTCGGAACAGCGGTAGAATTACTACTTCAAATTGATTCTTATCTAGCGGTTAAAAAAATGAAGGGTTTTATATCAAAAAAACATAGATAA
- the rpsE gene encoding 30S ribosomal protein S5: protein MARERENRDSRDNKDNEFREKLLRISRVSKTVKGGRRISFSVLAAVGDEKGRVGIGLGKANGVPDAIKKAIASAKKNLVTVSLKGGTLPHEQIGKFNATSVLLKPASKGTGVIAGSAARELLELAGVTDVLTKIRGSKNKDNVARATLEGLRQLRTIEEVARLRGKSVEEILG from the coding sequence TTGGCAAGAGAGAGAGAGAATAGAGATTCAAGAGATAATAAAGACAATGAATTTAGAGAAAAATTGTTAAGAATAAGCAGAGTATCAAAAACTGTTAAAGGTGGAAGAAGAATATCATTTTCAGTATTAGCAGCAGTTGGTGATGAAAAAGGTAGAGTAGGTATTGGACTTGGAAAAGCAAATGGTGTACCTGATGCAATAAAAAAAGCAATTGCAAGTGCTAAGAAAAATTTAGTAACAGTATCATTAAAAGGTGGAACTTTGCCACATGAACAAATTGGTAAATTTAATGCGACATCTGTATTATTAAAACCAGCTTCTAAAGGGACTGGAGTTATCGCAGGTTCTGCAGCAAGAGAATTATTAGAATTAGCAGGAGTAACAGACGTACTTACAAAAATTAGAGGTTCAAAAAACAAAGATAACGTTGCAAGAGCAACATTAGAAGGATTAAGACAGTTAAGAACAATTGAAGAAGTAGCTAGACTTAGAGGAAAATCAGTTGAAGAAATTTTAGGATAA
- the rpsS gene encoding 30S ribosomal protein S19, producing MARSLKKGPFVDAYLLEKVEALGEKKQVIKTWSRRSTIFPQFIGHTFAVYNGKKHIPVYVTEEMVGHKLGEFAPTRTFYGHGKDAKKAKK from the coding sequence ATGGCTCGTTCATTAAAAAAAGGACCTTTTGTTGATGCATATTTATTAGAAAAAGTTGAAGCATTAGGAGAAAAAAAACAAGTTATTAAAACATGGTCAAGAAGATCAACTATATTCCCTCAATTTATCGGACACACATTTGCTGTGTACAATGGTAAAAAACATATACCTGTATATGTAACTGAGGAAATGGTAGGACATAAGTTAGGTGAATTTGCACCAACTAGAACTTTCTATGGACACGGAAAAGATGCAAAAAAAGCTAAAAAATAA
- the rpsN gene encoding 30S ribosomal protein S14, giving the protein MAKKAMVERNLKRERIVEKYAAKRAELKARAKKGDREAVLELSKLPRNASPTRVRNRCKINGRPRGYMREFGISRVMFRQLAGEGVIPGVKKSSW; this is encoded by the coding sequence ATGGCTAAAAAAGCGATGGTTGAAAGAAACTTAAAAAGAGAAAGAATAGTCGAAAAATATGCAGCTAAAAGAGCTGAATTAAAAGCAAGAGCTAAAAAAGGTGATAGAGAGGCAGTTTTAGAATTATCAAAATTGCCTAGAAATGCTTCGCCTACAAGAGTTAGAAATAGATGTAAAATTAACGGTAGACCAAGAGGATATATGCGAGAATTTGGAATATCAAGAGTTATGTTTAGACAATTAGCGGGAGAAGGAGTTATTCCTGGAGTTAAAAAATCAAGTTGGTAG
- the rpsC gene encoding 30S ribosomal protein S3, which yields MGQKVDPRGMRLGITRTWDSKWFAEGKEYLNNFHEDLKIKEYIKKNYYHAGISSIQIERTSPTEVGVIVETGKAGILIGRKGQEIETLKIKLEKLTGKKVQIKVQEIKNPNKDAQLVAESIATAIEKRVAYKRAVQQAIQRAEKAGIKGIKVMVSGRLNGAEIARSEWTLSGRVPLHTLRADVDYATATAHTTYGALGLKVWIFNGEVLSTTKEGGEK from the coding sequence GTGGGACAAAAAGTAGATCCTAGGGGGATGAGATTGGGAATCACAAGAACTTGGGATTCAAAATGGTTCGCTGAAGGAAAAGAATATTTAAATAACTTTCATGAAGATTTAAAAATAAAAGAATATATCAAAAAAAATTATTACCATGCGGGAATTTCTTCTATTCAAATAGAGAGAACATCGCCTACTGAAGTAGGGGTTATCGTTGAAACTGGGAAAGCGGGAATTTTAATTGGTAGAAAAGGTCAAGAAATTGAAACTTTAAAAATAAAATTAGAAAAGTTGACTGGTAAAAAAGTACAGATCAAAGTTCAAGAAATTAAAAACCCAAATAAAGATGCACAGTTAGTGGCTGAAAGCATTGCGACAGCAATTGAAAAAAGGGTTGCTTACAAAAGAGCGGTTCAACAAGCTATTCAAAGAGCTGAAAAAGCTGGAATTAAAGGAATTAAAGTTATGGTATCTGGAAGATTAAATGGTGCCGAAATTGCGAGAAGTGAATGGACACTTTCAGGAAGAGTACCATTACATACTTTAAGAGCAGATGTTGATTATGCAACAGCGACAGCGCATACTACATATGGAGCATTAGGATTGAAAGTATGGATTTTCAATGGTGAAGTTCTTTCTACTACGAAGGAAGGAGGAGAAAAATAA
- the rplO gene encoding 50S ribosomal protein L15 → MNLNELRPAEGSKRERRRIGRGHGTGWGKTAGKGHNGQKQRSGSYVSPIFEGGQMPIVRRIPKRGFSNHPFKKDFVVITLNDVVKKFNDGDVVSLETLVENGVVKNPRFITKYSDETLRNIKGRKAVKAYLKENIDSYVKEREYTSLLKVIGNTEVDKKLTVKAHRISKTAKELIEKAGGSVELLEIRSYSAKAGNNKKEEEVK, encoded by the coding sequence ATGAATCTTAATGAATTAAGACCTGCCGAAGGTTCTAAAAGAGAAAGAAGAAGAATCGGAAGAGGACATGGTACTGGTTGGGGAAAAACAGCTGGTAAAGGACATAACGGACAAAAACAAAGATCAGGTTCATATGTATCGCCTATATTTGAAGGTGGACAGATGCCAATAGTTAGAAGAATCCCTAAAAGAGGATTTTCTAATCACCCATTTAAAAAAGATTTTGTCGTGATTACATTAAATGATGTTGTTAAAAAATTTAATGACGGAGATGTAGTTAGTTTAGAAACATTAGTTGAAAATGGAGTAGTTAAAAACCCAAGATTTATAACTAAATATTCAGATGAAACATTGAGAAATATTAAAGGAAGAAAAGCTGTAAAAGCTTATTTAAAAGAAAATATTGATTCATATGTAAAAGAAAGAGAATATACAAGTTTATTAAAAGTTATTGGGAATACAGAAGTTGATAAAAAATTAACAGTAAAAGCTCACAGAATTTCAAAAACAGCTAAGGAATTAATTGAAAAAGCTGGTGGAAGTGTAGAGTTATTAGAAATTAGATCATATTCAGCTAAAGCAGGAAATAACAAAAAAGAAGAAGAAGTTAAGTAA
- the rplP gene encoding 50S ribosomal protein L16: MLIPKRTKYRKQFRGKIGGVATKGNKVSFGEFGLAAKEFGWITSRQIEACRITINRTFKREGKIWIRIFPDKPYTKRPEGTRMGKGKGNAEGWVAVVKRDKVMFEVGGVSEEKAKEALRKAGHKLPIKVKFVRKEEVGGDK, from the coding sequence ATGTTAATACCTAAAAGAACAAAATATAGAAAACAGTTCAGAGGGAAAATAGGTGGTGTTGCAACTAAAGGAAACAAAGTCAGTTTTGGGGAATTTGGACTTGCAGCGAAAGAATTTGGTTGGATTACTTCAAGACAAATAGAAGCTTGTAGAATTACAATCAACAGAACATTTAAAAGAGAAGGTAAAATTTGGATTAGAATATTTCCTGATAAACCTTATACTAAAAGACCTGAAGGAACAAGAATGGGTAAAGGTAAAGGTAATGCAGAAGGTTGGGTAGCAGTAGTAAAAAGAGATAAAGTAATGTTTGAAGTTGGCGGAGTATCGGAAGAAAAAGCCAAAGAAGCATTAAGAAAAGCTGGACATAAACTACCTATAAAAGTTAAATTTGTGAGAAAAGAAGAAGTAGGTGGTGATAAGTAA
- the rplW gene encoding 50S ribosomal protein L23: protein MHITDIIKKPVINTEKARTLLENNEYVFIVDKRANKIQIKEAVEKLFNVKVKGVNTLNIKPKSERFRMSMYKTPAIKKAIVKLKDGETISAYEG, encoded by the coding sequence ATGCATATTACTGATATAATCAAAAAACCTGTAATTAATACAGAAAAAGCAAGAACTTTATTAGAAAACAATGAATATGTTTTTATCGTAGATAAAAGAGCAAACAAAATCCAAATAAAAGAAGCTGTAGAAAAATTATTTAATGTAAAAGTTAAAGGTGTAAATACATTGAACATTAAACCAAAATCTGAAAGATTTAGAATGTCTATGTATAAAACTCCAGCTATTAAAAAAGCAATTGTTAAATTAAAAGATGGAGAAACTATCTCAGCTTACGAAGGATAA
- the rplV gene encoding 50S ribosomal protein L22: MAVVAKLKYQRLSPQKARLVADIVRGKNALQALNILKFTNKKAAKYIEKTLRSAIANAEHNNNMDPDKLFVSKILIDKGPVLKRISPRAMGRADVIRKPTAHITVEVDERQEG; this comes from the coding sequence ATGGCAGTAGTAGCTAAATTAAAATACCAAAGATTAAGTCCTCAAAAAGCAAGATTAGTTGCTGATATAGTAAGAGGGAAAAATGCACTGCAAGCATTAAATATATTAAAATTTACAAATAAAAAAGCGGCAAAATATATAGAAAAAACTTTAAGATCAGCAATTGCAAATGCTGAACATAACAATAATATGGATCCTGATAAATTATTTGTTTCAAAAATCTTAATTGACAAAGGACCTGTATTAAAAAGAATCAGCCCAAGAGCAATGGGAAGAGCAGATGTTATAAGAAAACCAACTGCTCATATAACAGTTGAAGTTGATGAAAGACAAGAAGGATAA
- the rplE gene encoding 50S ribosomal protein L5 gives MSEKYIPRLQKLYKEEIISSLMKELNLKNIMQVPKIDKIIVNMGIGEAVNNPKLIDTALNELKLITGQQPVARTAKKSEAGFKLREGQKIGVKVTLRKEKMYEFLDRLISVTLPRVRDFEGVSPKRFDGRGNYTMGLREQIVFPEIEIDKVDKIFGMGITIVSTARTDEEGRALLKAFGMPFAK, from the coding sequence ATGTCTGAAAAATATATACCAAGATTACAAAAATTATATAAAGAAGAAATTATCTCTTCTTTAATGAAAGAATTAAATTTAAAAAACATCATGCAAGTGCCAAAAATTGACAAAATTATCGTAAATATGGGGATTGGTGAAGCAGTAAACAATCCTAAATTAATAGATACAGCGTTAAATGAATTAAAACTGATTACAGGACAACAGCCTGTTGCAAGAACTGCTAAAAAATCAGAAGCTGGATTCAAATTGAGAGAAGGACAAAAAATCGGTGTAAAAGTAACATTGAGAAAAGAAAAAATGTACGAATTTTTAGATAGATTAATTAGTGTTACTTTACCAAGAGTTAGGGATTTTGAAGGAGTTTCCCCTAAAAGATTTGATGGAAGAGGAAATTATACAATGGGACTTAGAGAACAAATTGTGTTCCCAGAAATTGAAATTGATAAAGTGGATAAAATTTTCGGAATGGGAATTACAATCGTATCTACTGCTAGAACAGATGAAGAAGGAAGAGCGTTATTAAAAGCATTTGGAATGCCATTTGCAAAATAG
- the rpsQ gene encoding 30S ribosomal protein S17, whose amino-acid sequence MDKTVVVLEETMRLHKIYKKRVKTSKKYKAHDEKNECGVGDRVQIMETRPLSKDKRWRVVTILEKAK is encoded by the coding sequence ATGGATAAGACAGTAGTCGTTTTGGAAGAGACAATGAGATTGCACAAAATTTATAAAAAAAGAGTAAAAACTTCTAAAAAATATAAAGCACATGATGAAAAAAATGAATGTGGCGTAGGGGATAGAGTTCAAATTATGGAAACTAGACCATTAAGTAAAGACAAAAGATGGAGAGTTGTTACTATTTTAGAAAAAGCTAAATAG